In a genomic window of Halobiforma lacisalsi AJ5:
- a CDS encoding 60S ribosomal export protein NMD3: MSQSRAFCPRCGDPVPERPTEEGDGAADPLRPGAEVELCDSCYFDEFDFVDAPDRIEVRVCSQCGAVHRGNRWVDVDARDYTDIAIEEVSEALAVHVDVSDVAWQVEPEQVDENTIRMHAYFTGVVRGTPVEETVTVPVKISRETCDRCGRIAGDYYASIVQIRAEGRTPTGEETDRAEEIAHEIVADMEATGDRNAFVTEIGETDDGLNIKVSTNKIGKKIANKTVEEFGGTVNDAETLVTEDEDGNEVYRVTFAVRLPPYTPGDVIDLEDDDEGPVLVRSAHGNLKGVRVTTGERYEASHEDGASPDARKLGEHDDAERTTVVTVEDENAVQVLDPETYQATTVARPDYFDPDAETVPVLKSRAGVHVLPDPDPDADEGNDEGYYDPYEHDPNTDV; the protein is encoded by the coding sequence ATGAGTCAGTCGCGCGCGTTCTGTCCCCGGTGTGGGGATCCGGTACCCGAACGACCGACCGAGGAGGGGGACGGAGCCGCCGACCCCCTCCGGCCGGGCGCGGAGGTCGAACTCTGCGATTCGTGTTACTTCGACGAGTTCGACTTCGTCGACGCGCCCGATCGCATCGAGGTCCGGGTCTGCTCCCAGTGTGGCGCGGTCCATCGGGGCAACCGGTGGGTCGACGTCGACGCCAGGGACTACACCGACATCGCGATCGAGGAGGTCAGCGAGGCCCTGGCCGTCCACGTCGACGTCTCCGACGTCGCCTGGCAGGTCGAACCCGAGCAGGTCGACGAGAACACGATCCGGATGCACGCCTACTTCACGGGGGTCGTCCGGGGAACGCCGGTAGAGGAGACGGTCACGGTGCCGGTCAAAATCTCCCGCGAAACCTGTGACCGCTGTGGCCGGATCGCCGGCGACTACTACGCCAGCATCGTCCAGATCCGCGCAGAGGGCCGCACGCCGACGGGCGAGGAGACCGACCGCGCCGAGGAGATCGCCCACGAGATCGTCGCCGACATGGAGGCGACGGGCGACCGCAACGCCTTCGTCACCGAGATCGGCGAGACCGACGACGGGCTGAACATCAAGGTCTCGACCAACAAGATCGGCAAGAAGATCGCCAACAAGACCGTCGAGGAGTTCGGCGGCACCGTCAACGACGCCGAGACCCTCGTAACCGAGGACGAGGACGGCAACGAGGTCTACCGGGTCACCTTCGCCGTCCGCCTGCCGCCGTACACGCCCGGCGACGTCATCGACCTCGAGGACGACGACGAGGGGCCAGTGCTGGTCCGCAGCGCCCACGGCAATCTCAAGGGCGTCCGGGTGACCACCGGCGAACGGTACGAGGCCAGCCACGAGGACGGCGCGTCCCCCGACGCGCGCAAACTGGGCGAACACGACGACGCCGAGCGGACGACCGTCGTCACGGTCGAGGACGAGAACGCCGTGCAGGTGCTCGATCCCGAGACCTACCAGGCGACGACCGTCGCCCGCCCGGACTACTTCGATCCCGACGCGGAGACGGTCCCCGTGCTGAAGAGTCGCGCTGGGGTGCACGTCCTCCCGGATCCCGACCCGGACGCCGACGAGGGGAACGACGAGGGCTACTACGACCCGTACGAACACGACCCCAATACCGATGTGTAA
- a CDS encoding class I SAM-dependent methyltransferase produces the protein MCNGDEPTDPGTERPGAAIEDEAIARADAPLAAVVEKPRAETAIESLRAEGVYDDSRRVREARERRDARPVDGTTESIAAAEDRDRVALPITEPPTETRVLEVVRQLEPEFRTRDLADLLAERGWGDDDLERAPGSWAVVGSVVLVSIPENCPDETEVAEALLELHGEADSVLADEGIENDGAAGTYREPRTRLLAGESDTETIHTEHGTRYGLDPATVMFSPGNQAERARMGEICTEGERVFDMFAGIGYFTLPMARSGAQVTATEINPTAFRYLLENAVLNDVSDRVDAYMTDCRDLASEVEADRVVMGYYGSDDGGETRADEAHEFLDHALEALVSGGVVHYHEATPESRLWERPEGRLEAAAETAGRSLEVLERQRVKSHSAGVEHVVLDVQVY, from the coding sequence ATGTGTAACGGTGACGAGCCGACCGACCCCGGGACCGAACGACCCGGGGCCGCTATCGAGGACGAGGCCATCGCTCGAGCGGACGCGCCGCTCGCCGCCGTCGTCGAGAAACCCCGTGCGGAGACCGCGATCGAGTCACTGCGCGCAGAGGGGGTCTACGACGACTCCCGGCGCGTGCGCGAGGCCCGGGAGCGACGCGACGCGAGGCCAGTAGACGGTACGACCGAGTCGATAGCGGCGGCCGAGGACCGGGACAGGGTCGCCCTACCAATCACCGAACCGCCGACCGAAACCCGGGTGCTCGAGGTCGTCCGCCAACTCGAGCCCGAGTTCAGGACCCGGGATCTCGCGGACCTGCTGGCGGAACGGGGCTGGGGCGACGACGATCTCGAGCGTGCCCCGGGGTCGTGGGCGGTCGTCGGGTCGGTCGTCCTGGTGTCGATCCCCGAGAACTGTCCCGACGAGACCGAAGTCGCCGAGGCGCTGCTCGAGTTACACGGCGAGGCCGACAGCGTGCTCGCGGACGAGGGAATCGAAAACGACGGTGCGGCCGGCACCTACCGCGAGCCCCGGACCCGGCTGCTCGCGGGCGAGTCGGACACGGAGACGATTCACACCGAGCACGGTACCCGATACGGACTCGACCCCGCGACGGTGATGTTCTCGCCGGGCAACCAGGCCGAGCGGGCGCGCATGGGCGAGATCTGTACCGAGGGCGAACGGGTGTTCGACATGTTCGCCGGCATCGGCTACTTCACCCTGCCGATGGCCAGAAGCGGCGCGCAGGTGACCGCGACCGAGATCAACCCGACCGCGTTCCGCTACCTGCTCGAGAACGCCGTGCTCAACGACGTCTCGGATCGCGTCGACGCCTACATGACCGACTGTCGCGACCTCGCGAGCGAGGTGGAGGCCGACCGGGTCGTGATGGGCTACTACGGGAGCGACGACGGCGGGGAGACGAGAGCCGACGAGGCCCACGAGTTCCTCGACCACGCCCTCGAGGCGCTCGTCTCCGGCGGCGTCGTCCACTACCACGAGGCGACCCCCGAGTCGCGGCTCTGGGAGCGGCCGGAGGGGCGACTCGAGGCGGCCGCCGAGACGGCCGGTCGGTCGCTCGAGGTCCTCGAGCGCCAACGGGTGAAAAGCCACAGCGCAGGCGTCGAACACGTCGTGCTGGACGTGCAGGTGTACTGA